The Spirochaetota bacterium genomic interval CGATTTCGTCCACGAATCCTTAAGGCTTACGGTCCTGTTGAATACCGGGCGCTCCTTCGTGGAATCTGGATCCATGCTGAAATAGCCCAGGCGTTCGAACTGGAAGATCGCCCCGGGACCGTATTCTTTCACGGAAGGCTCGACGAGACCGGTGACGGTCTTCATCGAATCCGGATTGAGGTTTGTCGTGAAGTCGACGCCCTCCTGGGTCGTGGCGGGGTCCTCCTTGGTGAACAGCCTGTCATAGAGGCGTATCTCGGACTCCACGGCGGTGGGGGCCGATACCCAATGAAGGGTTCCCTTGACCTTCCTGCCGTCGGGCGCATCCCCTCCCCGCGAGGCGGGATCGCAGGTGCATCGTATTTCGGCGACCCCCCCTTTTTCATCCTTTATAACTCCCGTGCAGGTGACGAGGTAAGCGGCCCTGAGGCGCACCTCTTTGCCGGGTGAGAGGCGGAAGAAGCCCTTCACCGGATTCTCCATGAAATCCTCGCGCTCTATGTAGAGGGTGCGCGAGAACGGGACCTTGCGCGTCCCCATCGATTCATCCTCAGGGTTGTTTTTGACCTCGAATTCCTCGGTCTTGCCTTCGGGATAATTTTCGATAATCACTTTAAGCGGGTTGACGACGCCCATGACGCGGCGGGCTTTTTTATTCAGGTCGTCGCGCACGCAGTGCTCAAGGAGCGCCATATCGACGACCGTATCGCGCTTGGCGACGCCTATCGTCGCGGCGAACGCGCGCAACGACTCGGGCGTGTAGCCGCGCCGCCGCATCCCGGCAATTGTGGGCATGCGCGGATCGTCCCAGCCCTTGACGAAGCCCTCCTTCACGAGCCGGAGCAGCATGCGCTTGCTCATCACGGTATAGGTGAGGTTAAGGCGCGCGAACTCGATCTGCCGCGGGCGAATCTTCCCCGGCTCCGCGATCTGATCGAGGAACCAGTCGTAGAGAGGCCGATGCACCTCGAACTCGAGGGTGCAGATGGAATGCGTGATTCCTTCAATATAGTCAGATTGGCCGTGGGCGTAGTCGTACATCGGGTAGATGCACCACTCGCTGCCGGTGCGGTGGTGTTCCGCGCGCTTGAGGCGGTACATGACCGGGTCGCGCATATGCATGTTGGGAGATGCCATGTCGATGCGCGCGCGCAGGACCTTTGCGCCGTCGGGAAATTCGCCGCGCTTCATCCTCTCGAAGAGTTCGAGGTTTTCCTCGACGCTGCGTTTCCTTCCCGGGCTTTCCGCGCCCGGCTGGGTGGGCGTTCCGCGCGTCGCGGCGATTTCCTCGGCGCTCATGTCGCAGACGAAGGCCTTGCCTTTCTTTATAAGCATCACCGCCCACTCGTAGAGCTGTCCGAAATAATCGGATGCGTAGAACGGCTCCGCGTTCCATTTGAATCCCAGCCACTCGACGTCCTCCTTGATGGAGTCGACGTATTCGACGTCTTCTTTATCGGGGTTGGTGTCGTCGAACCGTAGGTTGCACTTTCCCGTGTATCTCTTCGCAAGGCCGAAATTCAGGCATATTGATTTGGCGTGTCCGATATGAAGGTAACCGTTGGGCTCGGGCGGGAAGCGGGTAAGCACCGTGTCCCCGTTCTTGCCGGTACGCAGGTCCTCCTCGATGATCTCCTCGATGAAATTGAGCGATCTGGGAGAGCTTTCCATTTCCATTGCGGGCACCGTTCCAAGGCTGTATTTGAGCCGTCTGCCTATCGAGCAATCGATTTACCTTTCGCGCCCGATTGTCAAGAAATTCAGCTGAAATTTTTCGATTTAATCGGACCCCAACCCCTCGCCGTGATCGTGCGCCCGGGATAAGCGGGGCTAATCGAGCATACAGGGGTACGATTAAAAGCTATTCCGGTTTTTGTATCCGGATATGCTTTTCTTCATCATTTTTCACTCCCCGATCGGATGAAGGATATGCGGTTGGAAATCAGTCCCGGAGAAGGACGCCATGCTGAGGACATCGCTTAATATCCATTTCGACGTGCTTGACAGAATCAGCGCAGCGGCCGTGCGCCTGGACATTCCTCGCCGGGAGGTGATCATTCGCCTGCTCATGCGGGTCGTCCGCGATCACCACCGATACCCTGGAGGGTTTTCGCTCGTGAAGTACCAGGGGCACGACCCGGAGAAGCGGTGGCACTGTTTTCCGATGTATTACTCGAAAGCGGAGAATGAGCTGGTTACGGATTTGCGTAAGTTTGGTAAATTCACTGTCTCGAAATTCGTGGCGATTGCAGTGTATCGGTACTTGGACGAAATCGTACAGGAAATAGAAGTGGGCAGGTATAACTATGTTCGGCCCTCTGGCTGGTCGCTCGGGCAAAAGCTCGTGAGCGGGTCGATCTGCTGGGAGATTTGCTGGAAAAATAAAAAACAAGACCGGAACCTTCATAAACAGGGAACAATTCTTCGAAGTATCGGCATGTACTGACCCCATGCTTCTGTACGCGGTATGGCATTACTTCCCCAGGGCATTTCCCCGCCCGCCGCTACGCGCATCAGCCCCCATCGCCTTCGCCGCCCCTGCCGGTTTATGTATGTTGACATTCAGCCGCATTCAGTTTAGAATCCGACATTCGCGCCTTTTTCACTCGCAAGGGAGGAATCCATGAAGCCGAAAATAAAAAAGATACTCGTCATCGTTTCAGGCATCGTCGCCGTTCTCGTCGTCGCACTAATAATTTCAATACAGATATTTTTCAGGATACGCATCCCCTCCTACTCGGGAACCGAAACGCTGGAGGGACTCAAGGCGAAGGCGGAGGTCAGGACCGATGAACATGGCATCCCCCACATCTTTGCCCAATCCGATGAAGACCTTTTCTTCGCGCAGGGGTACATCATCGCGCGGGAACGGCTTTTCCAGATGGACCTCACGCGCCTCGCGGGCCGGGGCGAGCTCTCCACGCTCCTGGGGAATGCCACCGTGAAAACCGATAAATACTTCAAGACCATGGGCTTCTACCGCGCCGCCCAGGGAGAGTACACGCGCCTGGACCCCGCCTCGAAATCGATCGTGGACGCCTACACCCGCGGGGTGAACGCCTGCATCGCGTCGGGGAAAAATCTCCCCAGCGAGTACGTGATACTCCGCGCGAAACCGCAGCCCTGGCTCCCCGCGGACAGCATCGTCTGCGGCCTGCTCATGTCGTACCGGCTGAACGCGCAGAGGGAAGTGAAGCCTCTCCTCTACCAGATTTTCAAGAACACGGGAAGCGAGGTCTTCAGGCAGCTTCTGCCCTGGGTCCCCGCGGATGCGCCGATGGTCTCTTCGGGCGAGTCGAAACCCCTGCCGATCGCGCGCTGCGACGTCCCGGAGGGCGCTCCCATAGTGACCGTCACCGATACCCACGAGGAATTATATCTGCCCTATCCCATGAAGGTGCGCGCGAGCAACTGGATGATCTTCGCGGGTTCGCGCACCACGACAGGCAAGCCCGTCTTCACCGGGAGCCCGGACCTGGAGGCGGCGATCCCCTCGCTCTTCTATCTTGTGCACTTAAAGGGGGGAGCGCATGACGTACTGGGGGGTTCGATACCCGGGTTGCCCGGCGTCCATGCCGTCGGGTTCAACGGGCATTTCGCATGGAGCATCACCGTGGGTAACGGCGACAACCTCGATTACTTTACCGAGAAGGTGAACCCCGACAACCCGAAACAGTACCTGACCGAGAACGGCTGGAAGGAATTCACTATAATAGAAGACACCATACGCATCAAGGACGGCTCCGACTTCAAGGAAGAGAAAATCGTGGTACGGATTTCGCGTCACGGCCCCGTCATCTCCGAGGTGGTGCCGGGGATGCCCGAAAACTGCACCATGATGTGGGCGGGGCTCCAGGGCGACTGCGGCGTGATGCAGTGCTTCCTCCAGCTCAACCGGGCGAAGAACTTCAACGAGTTCCGTGCGGCGCTCGCGGTCGCGCGCGGCGGGAGCGTGCACGTGGGCTACGCAGATGTATACGGGAACATAGGCTACCAGTACATCACGACCTTCCCGGTTAGGAAAGCCGGAGCGAATCCCCTGCCTCGCCCGGGCGAAAAGGGAGAGTATGACTGGACGGGCTATGTCCCGTTCGAGCGCCAGGCGTATTCATTGAACCCGCGCAAGGGATACCTTGGCTCGTTCAACCAGATGCCCGAGCCCGCCGACTTTTACGCGACCTCCTATTTCTTCTTCGCGCGCCCTTACCGCTTCGAGCAGATGGCCGGCGCGAAGGAAAAGTTCAGCCCGGACGAGATCCGCGCGATGCAGCTCGATACGGTCTCGAACGTGGCGCAGCGCTGGGTTCCACATATAGTAAGGATATGCAAGGGAAAGGAGGGGCTCGACACGTACGTGGCGCTCCTGGAAAAATGGAATTGCGCGATGGAGCTCGAGAGTGTTCAGGCCGCGCTCTTCAACGAATTCTTTACCTTTCTCATGAAGAACCCGCTCGATAACCGGATCGGGAAAAAGCAGGTGGAGGAGCTTTTCAAGGACCTCCACTCGACGATACCCGCGCAGTGGCTTATCAGGTACATGGATGACAACGCGAATTTCATCTGGGACGATCCCGTAACCGCGGCCAGGGAGACCCGGGACGACCAGGTGCTCAAGGCGATGAAAGACGGCGTCGCCTCCCTCACTGCGCGCTGCGGCGCTAATCCCGCAAAATGGGCCTGGGGCAGGGTGCATACCATGACCATTCGCCACCCGCTCGGGAAGGTCCTCCCCTTCTACAATCTGGATCCCGTTTCCTATCCCGGCGACGATTTTACGATCCACGCGGGATGGTACGAACGGGCGCGTCCCTTCGAGATGAACAGCGGCGCCGCCATCCGCATCGTCGTCGACATGGCCGACCTTGATTCGATCACGGTTATCAGCCCGCCCGGCCAGTCGGGGCATTACAAGAGCCGCTGGTACGCCGACCAGGCCGATACCTGGGCCGCCGGGAAGCAGGTGAAGGCGCATTTCCGCGACGCAAAGGACCTGAAAGAACTGCTGGTGCTGGAGCCGGCGGCTGCGCGTTAGGCGGAAACCGCGTCCTTCGTTCAAGTCTTTTTCACAGCTCAAGTCGGGCGGGAGTCCCATTCAGGCACGTGCGGGAGGTCACGCCGTTCTCCCGCGCATGCTTCTGCCGCCCCTTCGCGATTCGGAGTATCACCGCGGCGATCGCGGACGCCATGAAGAAATAGATGATTCCCGTGGCGGTGAATCCCGCCCTACAGAGCGTTACAGACCATAAGATTTGTTGCGCGATACGCGGCTGCGCCGATGCGAAACCGGACACCAGCCACAAGAGCAGCGCGATGCTCAGGTTGAGGCGCATGTCTGCCGGCCTAGTCTATCGGAACCTTGACCCGGAATTCCGTCTTCGCGCCCCGCTCGAACGTGAACGAGCCCGCCAACTGCTTAACGAGCATCCGTATTATCGTGAAGCCCAGGCCCGTATGCGCCCCCGGGTCGAAGCCCTCGTGCATCCCGACGCCGTCGTCGCTCACGGTGAGCTCGAAATCGGCCCCCCGATTTTCCAATGTCACCTCCACCGTGCCGGCCCTTCCGCCGGGAAATGCGTACTTGAGCGCATTCGTCAGGAGCTCGTTCAGGATGAGCCCCGCGGATGTCGCCGATTTCACGTTCACCTGGACGGGAGAAATGCGGTTCGTTATCGCGACCCCGCGCGACCCCGAGAGGTACATCCGCCCCAGCGATGCGATCACCCGGCGATAGTATTCGTCCAGGGCCACCCGCGCGGTCTCGCCCGACGGCTGGAGCATCGCATACAGCTCGTTCAACGACCCGATCCTGCCCAGCAAATCCTCGAGCACCGTGCGTACCGCACCCGAACCCGCCCTGCCCGATTCGATCTGGATGAGCGAGGAGATCATGGCGAAGGTATTCTTGACCCGGTGCTGGAGCTCGCGCAGGAGCGCCGCTTTTTCCTCGAGGGCGCCTTCCAGGTCCCGTTCGATACGTTTGCGCCCGGTGATGTCCATGATGGTGCCGGCCACCTTTACGACACGGTTCTCCTTTACTACCGGCATACCCGAGGTACGAATCCACTTGCGGGCGCCGTCCATTGCCGTGAAAGGGAACTCCAGATCGTAGGCCACGGCCTCCCCGGTACAGCGTTGAAATGCGTCAAGTATCACCGGACGGTCATCCACATCATAGCATTCAACGCTTTTTTCTATGTGCGCAGTGGACCCTTCTCCGATGCTCGCAGAATCTAATCCGTGTATCCGGTACGTCTCCTCGGTCCAGTACATCGCCTTGCATACCGTGTCCCACTCCCATCCACCCACGCCGGAAAGCCGCTGCGTCGCGTTCAGCAGGGCTTCGCTCCTGCGCAGTTTTTCCGCGGCCAGCTTGTGCTCGGTGATATCGTACCCGATCGCCTGGAAATGTGTTATGGAGCCGCGTTCGTCGAAATAGCCGCGGTTTGTCCACTGCTGGTATAGCGCGCCACCGTGCCCTGATTTCTCGAATTGCTCATGCCGTTCCACGGGCGAATCAGCCGTCAGCGAGCCCAGGCGTTCTTTCACCATGGTGCGCACGTCTGCCGGCATGAAATCGAAGACGTTCATGCCGATCATCTCCGATTGGGACCTGCCGGCATGGTCGGCAAGGGCGCGGTTGACGTAGGTAATCGTACCGTCCGCGAGAAAAGAAGTGATGAACGCGGGCATGTCCTCGGCGAGGGTGCGGTACTGCTCCTCGGCCTTGTGCAGGGCCCGCTCCGCCTTCATGCGCTCGGTGAGGTCGTCCCTGAGCCTTTCCTCGTGATCGCGCAGGGATTGTTCCATGCCCACGCGCGCGGAGACATCCTCGAATACGACGAGGTAACTCGCCGGCCCCTTTCCCACCGCGGGCAGCGCGGCGACGGCAGTATTGGCCCAGACCGTCGAGCCGTTCTTGTGGAGGTAGCGCCGTTCCCTGGCGAGCTCCTCTAATTCGTAGTGTGTGACCTTTGAGCGTTTCTTGAGATCGCGTTTTTTTTCCTCGGGATGCACCAGGTCGTTGAACACGAAGCCCTGCAGCTCATCGGCGCCATGTCCCATGATATCGCAAAGCCTGTTGTTGACGGTCAGAAAACGTCCCGTACGGGCGTCGACCTCGGCGACACCCACGGCTGCCTGTTCGAAGAAAGAGCGGAATTTCTGCTCGCTTTTTGTTAATTTCTCGTGCGCCTCGAACAGCTTGAGGGCCATCCTGATCGACGCGTCGAGCACGGCGGGACCGGTATTCTTCACCACGTATCCATACGAGGCTATTTTCCGGGTTTTCCCGACGATTTCCGGATCCGTATGGCTCGAGAGGAATACCACGGGCACGTTGCGCACGCCAATCACTATCTGCGCCGCCTCCGTTCCGTCCATTCCCGGTCCAAGGTCCACGTCCATGAGGACGAGATCTATCGCCGGCTTTTCGCGTGCGGTCTCGATCGCTTCCTCTCCACTCGCGGACGTAAGCACCCGGTAGCCGAGCTTTTCGAGCGTGGATGCCATGGCCAGGGCGATATGAAACTCGTCCTCCACCAACAGGATGTGTTTCGCGCCTGACTCGTCCATGTGCATTCCTCTCCAAATAACACGCCACGGCCGGTTTCCGCAGGGGCGGTTCCTGCCGGTCACCCGTCGAATCGGAACTTGAGCGTATATCATGTCGCCGGACTTTTTTTAGTTCCAGGCGATGCCAGTGCGCATGAGCGGGAGACTGTAAATGAAGGTGATTGCATCATGATACGGATCTATGACGTTGTCAAGCGCCCAATTCCGGATTAATTAAGCAGGGCTATCGTCACCGCGCTGGACCGAACGTCTTTGGGGGCCGATAAATCGCTCGACTTATTCACCTAAACTTCATATTCTTTCATTACTGTTAAATTGGAGGTCGCATCCCGTCCGTTCAAGAGCCGCGCCCGGTGTTGCGGCCGGCGCAGAGGAGGAAACCATGCAGCTGGACCTTGAAGGCATAATACTTTCCCTGGAAAAATCCCCCGGGATCCTGCGCGAGCTTGCGGGTTCCATCGCCCCGGGGGAGGCGGCCGCGCGCCGCAGGCCGGGCTTCTGGAGCATCGGCGAGCACGTCGAGCACCTCGCCCAGACACAGCCCATGCTCCATGGCCGCATCATCCGCTTCAGGGACGAGAAGGCCCCGGCGTTCGTGCCCTTCATTCCCGACGATTCGAAACCGGTCGCGAAGGCGGAAATCGTACTATCGGACTCCCTCGCCAAATTCGACGAATGGCGGAAGCGCCAGCTCGACGCCATCCGCACCCTTCACCCCGCCGATTTCGCCAAGGAGGGGAGCCACCCGGAGTACCGCCAGTACACCCTTCCCATTCTCATCCGCCACATCCTCATGCACGACCACTGGCACATGTACCGGATCGAGGAGCTGTGGCTCACGCAGGAGGAATACCTCGGCCCGTAAATTCCCATTTGACTTGACTTTTCGACGCGGATAGTTTAATGAACTTTCTCACAGCCTAAATCCATGCAAAGCATGGATGCGGAGGACCCACCTTTTCGGGGCGAATTCATTTGGATAGGGTACTTCCATGCCCGAGCCCGTCAGCTAACTTCGCAGGCTTTTGGAAGGGCATTCGACAGTGATTAAACTGCCACGCCGGCGGTTTTTTTTGCGCCCGCAGTCCCTTCGGGAGGATAGAGTTTTGAGCAACAACAGTCCCGACAATAACCAGCCATTTTTAAAAAAGCTTTCCCTCGCGGTATTCGGCAAGCCGCGCGATTTCAACGATCCCGGTATTTTCCACAAGCTTGCGCTCATACCCTTCTTCGCATGGATAGGGCTGGGCGCGGACGGCCTTTCCTCGTCGGCATACGGCCCCGAGGAGGCGTTCAGGTCGCTTGGGGAGCATGCCTACCTGGCGATGTTCCTCGTAGTCGCCACGTCCCTGACCGTATTTATCATATCCTATGCATACTCGCGGATCATCGAGCATTTTCCCCACGGCGGGGGCGGGTATATCGTCGCGACCCATATGCTGGGGAAACGCGCCGGCGTCGTTTCGGGGTGCGCCCTCATCGTCGACTACATCCTGACCATCACGGTTTCGATCGCATCCTGCGTCGATGCGCTCTTCAGCTACATGCCCCTTGAATTCCAGCGGTTCAAGATACTGACCGCATCGGTCCTGATCATAGTGCTGATAATCCTGAATATCCGCGGCGTCAAGGAATCGGTCAGCATCCTCGCCCCGATCTTCCTCGTGTTCATCGGCACGCATATGGTCATGCTCGGATACGGCATTTTCAGTCATGTCGGCGAAATCGCCCCGGTGGTAAGCACCGTACGCGAGGGATTGCACCATGACATGTCGGCCATAGGCGGCATCGGGGTTTTGATGTTATTGCTGCGCGCATATTCGCTGGGAGGCGGCACCTACACCGGGATAGAGGCAGTCTCGAACGGACTGCAGATCATGCGCGACCCGAAGGTGCAGACGGGCAAGCGTACCATGCTCTACATGGCCACATCGCTTGCGGTCACCGCAGCGGGACTGCTTCTGTGCTACCTGCTTTGGAATGTAAAACCGATGGAGGGCAAAACGCTGAACTCCGTCCTGGCCGATGCGATGTTCGGCGGCTCGGGACTCGGCTACACGCTGGCGGTCGTCACGATTTTTTCGGAGGGCGCCCTGCTCTTCGTGGGCGCGCAGGCCGGTTTTATCGACGCCCCCCGGGTCATGGCGAACATGGCGGTCGATTCATGGTTCCCGCACCGGTTCGCCGCCTTCTCCGAGCGGCTCACCATGCGCAACGGCGTCGTGATGATCGGCATCGCCGCGCTCTGCCTCCTTCTCTATACCAACGGGTCCATATCGGCATTGGTCGTTATGTACTCGATAAACGTGTTCCTGACGTTCTCGATCTCCGAATTCGGCATGGCGCGCTTTTTCATAATGCATAGGGGTAAAGAAGCCAAATGGAAGCGGCACCTGGCCGTACACCTCACGGGACTCACCCTCTGCTGCACCATCCTTCTCATCACCGTGTTCGAAAAATTCACCGAGGGCGGGTGGATGACGCTGGTCATCACCTCGGTCCTGATCCTGCTCTGCTACTGGATACGCCGGCACTACGGCCGCATCCAGTCCGACATGCGCAAGCTCGACGAGCTCCTGAAAGACGTGCCCACGATCAGGAAAATGAATACCGATCCCGTAGATAATAAGCACATGACCGCAATCCAGCTCGTGGGGGGCTACAGCGGGTTTGGCGTCCACACGTTCCTCAATATCAACAGCTCGTTCCCCGGACTCTATAAAAATTTCATCTTCATTTCCGTGGCGGTGATCGACCAGGGGCTTTTCAAGGGCGAGGACAAGCTGGATGACCTGAAAAGATCGGTGGAGGACTCGCTCAATAAATATGTCGGCCTCGCGCGGCGACTCGGCTTCCCGGCGGAATACCGCATGGGCGTGGGTACCGACGTCGTGGACGCCGCCACCGGCCTTTGCCTTGACGTGAGAAAGGAATTTCCGCATTCGACCGTGTTCAGCGGACAGCTCGCGTTCCAGCTGGAGAAATTTTATCACCGCCTGCTGCATAATGAAACCGCGTTTGCCATCCAGCGAAGGCTCCAGTGGAGCGGCGCGACCAACGTCATCATGCCGATACGCATGGACACGTGAAGGAAGGAGCCGCCTGGAACTCTCAGCCGTTCTCCCCGGCAAGCCTCTTTAGCGGCGGCAGGAACAGGTAGGTCATCGTTTCCTTCACCCATGCGCGGTACTCTTCGTCCCTTCCCTTCATCCCCAGGATGATCATCTGGCACGACCCGGCCCCCAGGAAGTTAATGAGGAGGTTATTGAAGGCGTAGTGGTAGCGCGCGGTCTCGCCCGGCGGCGCGGGGACGGGGAGGGCCTCCTCGAAGGTCGCGCGCGTGCGCGTGAGGACCTCGGGGATGCGCCGATAGCCGGGGATCGCGTCGGGGCGGTCGGCCAGCGCGATGTTCAGCATGATGATCCTGAGCGCGGCGGGATCCTTGAAGTGAAAATCCAGGAACCGGTCGAGGTACCGCGCGAGCGCCTTGTCCAGTGGAATGCCGGTAAGTCCCTCCAGGCACGACCGGTTGACGGCGACGAGCTCTTCGCACACCTCCCCGAGAAGCGTCCCGAAAAGCCCGGCCTTGGTCGGGAAATGGTAGCGGATGAGGGCATGGTCGAATTTTCCCGCGCGCCCGATCATCCGCATGCTCGCGGAGTGATAGGGATGGTGCGCGAAGACCGCGCGCGCCGCCGCCATGATGCGCTCCCTGGTGAGCTCCCGCTTGGGACGGGTCCCCTTTCCCGTGCGAATCGATGTCCCCTTCATACCCGGGCCGGCCTCCTCACCCGCTATACTTCTAGCAGGCCCCGCCGCCGGAGATCAATACTTTTTTTACGATCGTATAAAAATTATTTGACAGCGAAGGCCCGGGCGCGGATTATTTTCACGGTCGTAAAAATATGGGTCGCGCGGCGGCCCGGGAGGCGGTCATGAAGGGGGATCTTTTCAAGGGCATCATGCAGTGGGAATTCGGCATGCCGAAGTCGAAGCTGAAAAAAAAGGAGTTCAGGCTCCCCGTATTCTACTACGACAACAGCTCGCTCACCGCGATCTTCACGGCGTCCACGAAGAAGGTACTGCCCTTCCTTCCCGACCCGCGTATGCACCCGGCGGAGGTAATGCCCGGCCGCTGCCTGGTCGCATTCACCGCCTTTGAATACCGCAAAACCGACATCGATCCCTACAACGAGTTCAGCATCGCGGTCATCGTGTCCTATGGAAAGAGACCCATTCCGGGCCTCACGGTTCTCTCGCAGATGCGGCGCAAATGCTATGACGCGTACGTATGGCACCTGCCGGTCACCACGGAGATCGCGCGTTACGGCGGGGTGGAGCTCTACGGCTACCCGAAGATACTCGCGAAGATCGACATTACCCGCGGCCGCGACGCCGCCGAGTGCGTCCTGTCCGAGAAAAAGACGCACATCCTCACCCTGCGCGGACCCGTCCTCCACACAAAGCCGGGCGGCATCATTCGCTACCGGACCTACCCGGTGCGCGAGGGGGTCACCCTCTGCGGGAACGTTTACTCCCTTCACCACCAGTTCGCAGAAACCCGAAGCACAAAGGGCGTGAGCCTTACCCTGGGAACCGACCACGAGATATGCCGCCAGCTCCGGTCGGTCGGCCTTTCGGAGAAGGCGCTCATGTACCAGTACAGCCCGCTGAACGAGAGCATCCTCTTCGGCCCGCACAACCTGATCGACGACTGAGCGTGTCCATGAAAATTTCCCGCACGCATATGGACGTCCTCCTCGCGCGCGACCCCCGGGTGGAGGACGTGATGAACGGCATACAGGCGCTGTCGCGCCTGCCGCGCCGCGCGTACCGCGACATGCGCCGCACGGTCGCCCTCGCGCGCCGGTTCGTCGACGAGGCCGTGCGTCCCGTGTATAATGAAATCGACCTCGCGGGGTTTCGCGACCCCGATTATATTCCGGAAAATTTCATCCGCGAGGCCGGCCGGCGTGGGATCTTCTCCCGGTGGATCCCCAAAATGTTCGGCGGGGGCGGGATGGATTTCATAAGCCTGTATCCCTTCCTCGAGGAGATCGCGGCGACCTGCACGGGGCTCGCCAATGTGATAGGGGTGCACTACCTTGGGGTGGGAACGCTCTGCGCGAGCTGGAACATTCCCGTCATCAACCGCGTACTCCGCGAATCGTGCCGCGGCGACCGGATGGGAACGCCCTGCCTCATCTCCCTCGCGATCACCGAACCGGAGGCGGGCACCGACGTCGAAGAGCCCATCCTCCTCGCGCGCGCGCGTATCGGCACCACGGCGACGCGCGCGGACGGCGGCTACATCCTGAACGGGCGCAAGGTATTCATCTCCAACGGCCACGTCTCGACCTGGCACATGGTGATCGCCTACGCCGACCGGAAGCACCCGGCCGACACGACCGTCATGGCCGCGGTGAAAACGGGAACGAGCGGATTCAGCTTCGGGCGGAAGGAAAAGAAGATGGGCCAGAAGGCGTGCGTCGCAAGCGAGCTCGTCTTCGAGGACTGCTTCGTGCCGGACGCGCTCATCTGCTCCGCGCCGGAACAGCACAGGAAATCCGGGAAGCCGCAGGGCGTCATCGCGCAGTACCTCATCGACTTCGTCGTGTCCTCGTCGCGCGCGGGCGTGGGCGCCTTCGCCGCGGGAGCGGCGCGCGGGGCGTACGAAACGGCGCTCGCGCACTGCCGGCGCACGCGCATCGGCGGGGAGCTCCTGATCAACCGCCAATGGGCGCAGGTCACGCTCGCCGAGATGTACCGGAACGTGAACACCGCGCGCGCACTCTACCTCGAATCCGCCCTCGCAAACGCGATGAAGGGAATGTACAAGCTCATGTACAACCGGTTCATCTTCACCCTGCTCGCGCTCCTGCCGCGCTGGTACTTCACGGCGTTCGTCGCGCCCTTCCTGAACATGCGCGCCGCGACCAGGCTCTTTCGAAACATCTACTTCGAAAAATACACCGCCGAGGAGGCGCAGGTGACCTCGGGCTGGGCGTCGCTTTCCAAGTTCGCGTGCAGCGACATCGCCGTGCAGACGGCGTCCATGGCCGTCGACCTCATGGGCGCGGACGGCACGCGGCATGACACGGGCGCGGAAAAGTTCTACCGCGACGCGAAGCTCCTCCAGATATACGAGGGAACGAACCAGTTGAACCGGCTGAATCTCTTCAAGAACCTGGTCGCGCGCGATATCCCGGAAGCGGAGCTTTTCAAACGGGAGGGGGCATGAGCACGACACGCGCCGGGGGCGCCGATATACTGGAGTCCTTCTCGGGGCTTGCGTCCGCCTTCGCCAAAAAGGAGCTTACCGCGGCGCGCGAGGCCCACGACCGCTTCCC includes:
- a CDS encoding APC family permease, with product MSNNSPDNNQPFLKKLSLAVFGKPRDFNDPGIFHKLALIPFFAWIGLGADGLSSSAYGPEEAFRSLGEHAYLAMFLVVATSLTVFIISYAYSRIIEHFPHGGGGYIVATHMLGKRAGVVSGCALIVDYILTITVSIASCVDALFSYMPLEFQRFKILTASVLIIVLIILNIRGVKESVSILAPIFLVFIGTHMVMLGYGIFSHVGEIAPVVSTVREGLHHDMSAIGGIGVLMLLLRAYSLGGGTYTGIEAVSNGLQIMRDPKVQTGKRTMLYMATSLAVTAAGLLLCYLLWNVKPMEGKTLNSVLADAMFGGSGLGYTLAVVTIFSEGALLFVGAQAGFIDAPRVMANMAVDSWFPHRFAAFSERLTMRNGVVMIGIAALCLLLYTNGSISALVVMYSINVFLTFSISEFGMARFFIMHRGKEAKWKRHLAVHLTGLTLCCTILLITVFEKFTEGGWMTLVITSVLILLCYWIRRHYGRIQSDMRKLDELLKDVPTIRKMNTDPVDNKHMTAIQLVGGYSGFGVHTFLNINSSFPGLYKNFIFISVAVIDQGLFKGEDKLDDLKRSVEDSLNKYVGLARRLGFPAEYRMGVGTDVVDAATGLCLDVRKEFPHSTVFSGQLAFQLEKFYHRLLHNETAFAIQRRLQWSGATNVIMPIRMDT
- a CDS encoding PAS domain S-box protein produces the protein MIYAQVPIRRVTGRNRPCGNRPWRVIWRGMHMDESGAKHILLVEDEFHIALAMASTLEKLGYRVLTSASGEEAIETAREKPAIDLVLMDVDLGPGMDGTEAAQIVIGVRNVPVVFLSSHTDPEIVGKTRKIASYGYVVKNTGPAVLDASIRMALKLFEAHEKLTKSEQKFRSFFEQAAVGVAEVDARTGRFLTVNNRLCDIMGHGADELQGFVFNDLVHPEEKKRDLKKRSKVTHYELEELARERRYLHKNGSTVWANTAVAALPAVGKGPASYLVVFEDVSARVGMEQSLRDHEERLRDDLTERMKAERALHKAEEQYRTLAEDMPAFITSFLADGTITYVNRALADHAGRSQSEMIGMNVFDFMPADVRTMVKERLGSLTADSPVERHEQFEKSGHGGALYQQWTNRGYFDERGSITHFQAIGYDITEHKLAAEKLRRSEALLNATQRLSGVGGWEWDTVCKAMYWTEETYRIHGLDSASIGEGSTAHIEKSVECYDVDDRPVILDAFQRCTGEAVAYDLEFPFTAMDGARKWIRTSGMPVVKENRVVKVAGTIMDITGRKRIERDLEGALEEKAALLRELQHRVKNTFAMISSLIQIESGRAGSGAVRTVLEDLLGRIGSLNELYAMLQPSGETARVALDEYYRRVIASLGRMYLSGSRGVAITNRISPVQVNVKSATSAGLILNELLTNALKYAFPGGRAGTVEVTLENRGADFELTVSDDGVGMHEGFDPGAHTGLGFTIIRMLVKQLAGSFTFERGAKTEFRVKVPID
- a CDS encoding TetR/AcrR family transcriptional regulator, encoding MKGTSIRTGKGTRPKRELTRERIMAAARAVFAHHPYHSASMRMIGRAGKFDHALIRYHFPTKAGLFGTLLGEVCEELVAVNRSCLEGLTGIPLDKALARYLDRFLDFHFKDPAALRIIMLNIALADRPDAIPGYRRIPEVLTRTRATFEEALPVPAPPGETARYHYAFNNLLINFLGAGSCQMIILGMKGRDEEYRAWVKETMTYLFLPPLKRLAGENG
- a CDS encoding DinB family protein; its protein translation is MQLDLEGIILSLEKSPGILRELAGSIAPGEAAARRRPGFWSIGEHVEHLAQTQPMLHGRIIRFRDEKAPAFVPFIPDDSKPVAKAEIVLSDSLAKFDEWRKRQLDAIRTLHPADFAKEGSHPEYRQYTLPILIRHILMHDHWHMYRIEELWLTQEEYLGP